One window of Cupriavidus oxalaticus genomic DNA carries:
- a CDS encoding flagellin — MLQTSLPTPAAPRTATSAAAMLLGAGLACAGVAHASSLPQPDSLDPSALPSQAASASDRDPTPVAAARGSMAGWKPVAHDKLDEMRGGFEMSGLQVSFGIERAVYINGALVVATSINIPDVGRITADQAARLATTLGPAIIASTNAAVDSALAGVTAGAQGGANGSAGSASAGAAGASSATSAAANGGSASASGAAGAAGLPAAVVSTGTGQVVTNGLLNVIQNGPGNSAAVAALAGTPTTVIQNSMDNQSIRSLMTIDASVNTLQAFRSQLANATLQDALMRAASMR, encoded by the coding sequence ATGTTGCAGACTTCCCTCCCGACCCCAGCAGCGCCTCGCACCGCCACGTCGGCGGCCGCGATGCTGCTTGGTGCGGGCCTGGCCTGTGCCGGCGTGGCACATGCCAGTTCGCTACCCCAGCCCGACAGCCTCGACCCGTCGGCGCTGCCGTCGCAGGCCGCTTCTGCCAGCGACCGGGACCCTACACCCGTGGCTGCCGCGCGCGGCAGCATGGCCGGCTGGAAACCGGTCGCGCATGACAAGCTTGACGAGATGCGGGGCGGCTTCGAGATGTCGGGCCTGCAGGTTTCGTTCGGTATCGAACGCGCTGTGTACATCAACGGGGCCCTGGTCGTCGCAACCAGCATTAACATCCCGGACGTCGGACGCATCACCGCGGACCAGGCGGCGCGCCTGGCGACGACGCTGGGCCCCGCCATCATTGCTTCCACCAACGCCGCGGTCGATAGCGCGCTGGCGGGCGTCACGGCCGGCGCTCAGGGTGGCGCGAACGGGTCCGCCGGTAGTGCGAGTGCCGGCGCCGCAGGGGCTTCCTCGGCCACGTCGGCTGCGGCCAACGGCGGCAGCGCCAGTGCCAGCGGCGCCGCGGGCGCGGCCGGCCTGCCCGCTGCCGTGGTGTCGACCGGCACGGGCCAGGTGGTGACCAACGGCTTGCTGAACGTGATCCAGAACGGCCCTGGCAACTCGGCCGCGGTGGCGGCGCTGGCCGGCACGCCCACCACGGTGATTCAGAACAGCATGGACAACCAGAGCATCCGGAGCCTGATGACAATCGACGCAAGCGTGAATACGCTGCAGGCCTTCCGGTCGCAATTGGCCAACGCGACGCTGCAGGATGCGTTGATGCGGGCCGCCAGCATGAGGTAA
- a CDS encoding acetate kinase gives MKKRSMQGIRNAGCSTLLLLGGLAQAQTPDAGGPAAGLESLQRELAEQATQLDAMKRALAEQEAVIRELRSVISNEVLATKRGGQGVGGGVSPSNNATNAATAAAAASAAQSAPNAVNNPQQITLQPPQDVAQGPQAGESANPQTVAVEEPVGRPPERETRPPEIAPIIDQPGVLTAQGKLVLEPGFQYGYSSNNRVALVGYTVIPAILIGLLDVREVKTSTYIPSIALRYGVTKRLEVEAKVPYVHTSGSTVSREVFTGTAVDNVFNASGSGIGDVEATVRYQLNYGNEKIPYFVGWLRYKSATGRDPFEVVTDCVTRCIGNTTGTGLPLSMPTGTGFQAIQPGITWLLPTDPAVFFGTFSYLHNFARDNVSRTVLNGQTENLGKIAPGDIFEFSFGMGLSLNEKASFSIGYDQAIIWPTKQNGQTVPGSVRITQGTLLVGYSYRFNDRYTLNLSVGAGLTRDTPDLQVNLRLPITF, from the coding sequence ATGAAGAAGCGGTCGATGCAGGGCATCCGGAATGCCGGATGCTCGACGTTGCTGTTGCTCGGCGGCCTGGCGCAGGCCCAGACGCCCGATGCGGGGGGACCCGCGGCAGGCCTGGAATCGCTGCAAAGGGAACTCGCCGAACAAGCCACCCAGCTCGACGCCATGAAGCGGGCGCTGGCCGAACAAGAGGCAGTCATTCGCGAGCTGCGCAGCGTCATCAGCAACGAGGTATTGGCCACCAAGCGCGGCGGCCAGGGTGTCGGGGGCGGTGTGTCGCCCTCCAACAACGCCACCAATGCCGCCACCGCTGCGGCGGCGGCCAGCGCGGCGCAGAGCGCGCCCAACGCGGTCAACAACCCGCAGCAGATCACGCTGCAGCCGCCGCAGGATGTCGCGCAGGGCCCGCAGGCGGGCGAGTCCGCCAACCCCCAGACCGTGGCCGTGGAAGAACCCGTGGGCCGTCCGCCCGAGCGCGAGACCCGGCCGCCCGAGATCGCGCCGATCATCGACCAGCCCGGCGTGCTGACCGCACAGGGCAAGCTGGTGCTCGAGCCAGGCTTCCAGTACGGCTACTCCTCCAACAACCGCGTGGCGCTGGTCGGCTATACGGTGATCCCCGCGATCCTGATCGGCCTGCTCGACGTGCGCGAGGTCAAGACCTCGACCTACATCCCGTCGATCGCGCTGCGCTATGGCGTGACCAAGCGGCTGGAAGTCGAGGCCAAGGTGCCTTACGTGCATACGTCGGGCTCGACCGTGAGCCGTGAAGTCTTCACCGGCACCGCCGTCGACAACGTGTTCAATGCCAGTGGTAGCGGCATTGGCGACGTCGAGGCGACCGTGCGCTACCAGCTGAACTACGGCAACGAGAAAATCCCGTACTTCGTTGGCTGGCTGCGCTACAAGTCCGCCACCGGCAGGGACCCGTTCGAAGTGGTGACCGATTGCGTGACGCGTTGCATAGGCAATACCACCGGCACCGGCCTGCCGCTCAGCATGCCGACCGGCACCGGCTTCCAGGCAATCCAGCCAGGTATCACCTGGCTGCTGCCGACCGATCCGGCGGTGTTCTTCGGCACCTTCAGCTACCTGCACAACTTTGCGCGCGACAACGTCAGCCGCACCGTGCTCAACGGCCAGACGGAGAACCTGGGCAAGATCGCCCCGGGCGATATCTTCGAGTTCAGCTTTGGCATGGGCCTGTCGCTCAACGAGAAGGCGTCGTTCAGTATCGGCTATGACCAGGCCATCATCTGGCCGACCAAGCAGAACGGACAGACTGTGCCAGGCTCGGTGCGCATCACGCAAGGCACGCTGCTGGTGGGCTACTCGTACCGCTTCAACGACCGCTACACGCTGAACCTGTCGGTGGGTGCGGGCCTGACTCGTGACACGCCCGACCTGCAGGTCAACCTGCGCCTGCCGATCACTTTCTGA
- a CDS encoding DUF1269 domain-containing protein, translating into MRKRIFWLLPDVASARRTMDDLLLARVENRRIHFVARDGEDMTGLHEANLFQTSDIVHAAEMGLVVGGGVGVVAGAVVAMFPIVSDTPQWGLVGVLAVLGAVFGAWAASMIGSSAPNSRLRAFEKDIEAGKILLMVDVPRGRVEEIETLLQNAHPEARFAGLDPAVPAFP; encoded by the coding sequence ATGCGCAAACGCATCTTCTGGTTGTTGCCCGACGTGGCGAGCGCCCGCCGCACCATGGACGACCTGCTGCTCGCCCGCGTCGAGAACCGCCGCATCCACTTCGTGGCGCGCGACGGCGAAGACATGACGGGCCTGCACGAGGCCAACCTGTTCCAGACCTCCGATATCGTCCATGCCGCGGAAATGGGCCTGGTGGTCGGTGGCGGCGTGGGCGTGGTGGCCGGCGCGGTGGTGGCGATGTTCCCGATCGTCAGCGATACGCCGCAATGGGGCCTGGTCGGGGTGCTGGCGGTGCTCGGCGCGGTGTTCGGCGCATGGGCCGCGAGCATGATCGGCAGTTCCGCGCCCAACAGCCGCCTGCGCGCGTTCGAGAAGGACATCGAGGCGGGCAAGATCCTGCTGATGGTCGACGTGCCGCGCGGCCGCGTCGAGGAAATCGAAACGCTGCTGCAGAACGCGCACCCGGAAGCCCGTTTCGCCGGTCTCGATCCGGCCGTGCCGGCCTTCCCCTGA
- a CDS encoding ABC transporter substrate-binding protein: MKAKWIACGMLAATLGWAVQTAQAEPGVTRNTIRIGQSAGITGPVAGSVKEQIAGAQVYLRTVNASGGVAGRRIELVTYDDGFDAKRTPDNVRKLLDEDKVFALFMVRGTPQNESILPLVAAHKVPLVAPLTGAITLHRPVNRYVFNVRAKYQDEVARAINHLATTGMSRIGIFHTTDGFGQDVLEGYTTALQARGVQPAATVSFARPMGDISQGVATMNKANPQAVLVIGSGSEAARIIRELRSAGSQAQFVTLSNNAADSFIRELGDDARGLIITQVVPGTNSSQMTLASEYRSQARQQGVEPSNAGMEGFMSAKVLVEGLRRAGPEPTRERLVSALEGLRDYDLGGILISYSPTRHTGSSFVEMSIVSSTGKLIR, from the coding sequence ATGAAGGCGAAATGGATCGCGTGCGGCATGCTGGCCGCCACGCTTGGATGGGCCGTGCAAACGGCGCAGGCGGAACCGGGCGTGACCCGCAACACCATCCGCATCGGCCAGTCGGCCGGCATCACCGGCCCCGTCGCCGGTTCGGTCAAGGAACAGATCGCCGGCGCGCAGGTGTACCTGCGCACGGTCAACGCCAGCGGCGGCGTGGCGGGCCGGCGCATCGAGCTGGTCACCTACGACGATGGCTTCGATGCCAAGCGCACGCCGGACAACGTGCGCAAACTGCTCGACGAAGACAAGGTGTTCGCGCTGTTCATGGTGCGCGGCACGCCGCAGAACGAGAGCATCCTGCCGCTGGTCGCCGCGCACAAGGTGCCACTGGTGGCGCCGCTGACCGGCGCGATCACGCTGCACCGGCCGGTGAACCGCTACGTGTTCAACGTGCGCGCCAAGTACCAGGATGAAGTCGCGCGCGCGATCAACCACCTGGCCACCACCGGCATGAGCCGGATCGGCATTTTCCACACCACCGACGGCTTCGGCCAGGACGTGCTCGAAGGCTATACCACCGCGCTGCAGGCGCGCGGCGTGCAGCCGGCGGCGACCGTCAGCTTCGCGCGGCCGATGGGCGACATCAGCCAGGGCGTTGCCACCATGAACAAGGCTAACCCGCAGGCGGTGCTGGTGATCGGCTCGGGCTCGGAAGCCGCGCGCATCATCCGCGAGCTGCGCAGCGCCGGCAGCCAGGCGCAGTTCGTCACGCTGTCTAACAACGCTGCCGATTCCTTTATCCGCGAGCTGGGCGACGATGCGCGCGGCCTGATCATCACGCAGGTGGTGCCGGGCACCAACTCCAGCCAGATGACGCTTGCCAGCGAATACCGCAGCCAGGCCCGCCAGCAGGGCGTGGAGCCGTCCAACGCCGGCATGGAAGGCTTCATGTCGGCCAAGGTGCTGGTGGAAGGCCTGCGCCGCGCCGGGCCCGAGCCGACGCGCGAGCGCCTGGTCAGCGCGCTCGAAGGCCTGCGCGACTACGACCTCGGCGGCATCCTGATCAGCTACAGCCCCACGCGCCATACCGGCTCGTCCTTCGTCGAGATGTCGATCGTCTCGTCCACCGGCAAGCTGATCCGCTGA
- a CDS encoding SDR family oxidoreductase: MATPTSSPDAAARTPFSLHGRVAMVTGGAQGLGLAIAAGLADAGAHVLVAARSEARVHDAVATLAARGGSAEALVLDITDEAAVEAAFARIDAAHGRLDVLVNNAGARNRSSMAQLDAGDLRAMLETNLVAPYTLCRHAARRMQRGQYGRIVNVSSIAGQVARAGDVLYPATKGGLDALTRALAADLGRFGVTVNAIAPGYFATEPNQPMVDDESVAEWLRQRTSLGRWGRPEEIAGAAVFLASPAASYITGHVLAVDGGYLGHF, translated from the coding sequence ATGGCTACTCCTACCTCATCTCCCGACGCCGCCGCGCGTACCCCATTCTCGTTGCATGGCCGCGTCGCGATGGTGACCGGCGGCGCGCAGGGCCTGGGCCTGGCGATTGCCGCCGGGCTGGCAGATGCCGGGGCCCACGTGCTGGTGGCCGCGCGCAGCGAGGCACGCGTGCATGACGCGGTTGCCACGCTGGCCGCGCGCGGCGGCAGCGCCGAGGCGCTGGTGCTGGACATCACCGATGAAGCGGCGGTCGAGGCGGCGTTCGCGCGGATCGATGCCGCCCACGGCCGGCTCGATGTCCTGGTCAACAATGCCGGCGCGCGCAACCGCAGCTCGATGGCGCAGCTCGATGCCGGCGACCTGCGCGCCATGCTCGAGACCAACCTGGTCGCGCCCTACACGCTGTGCCGCCACGCCGCGCGACGGATGCAGCGCGGGCAGTACGGCCGCATCGTCAACGTCAGCTCGATCGCGGGCCAGGTGGCGCGCGCGGGCGACGTACTCTATCCCGCCACCAAGGGCGGCCTGGACGCGCTGACGCGCGCGCTGGCCGCGGACCTGGGCCGCTTCGGCGTCACCGTCAACGCGATCGCGCCCGGCTACTTCGCCACCGAACCGAACCAGCCCATGGTCGACGACGAGAGCGTGGCCGAGTGGCTGCGCCAGCGCACCTCGCTGGGCCGCTGGGGCCGCCCGGAAGAGATCGCGGGCGCGGCGGTATTCCTGGCATCGCCGGCGGCGTCGTATATCACCGGGCACGTGCTGGCGGTCGACGGCGGCTACCTGGGCCACTTCTGA
- a CDS encoding LysR family transcriptional regulator, with product MNLSVKHLRAFVALATYRNFTRAARACHLSQSAFSALVQTLEEQAGSRLFERTTRHVELSTDGVRFEQTARRLLADFEAAFEDLRAHAERRKGRVSIAALPSLAGGDLPPLLAQFRARYPGIVLELFDQLADGCIELVRQGRADFALAPAPAQDDDLRVEPLVRDTFHLVCPAGHPLARKRRVAPQALAGEPFIQLSRTTSVRQHLDAALHPLRLHSVMEVEHLATVAALVQAGLGISAVPSLALFQFRREGLAIRPLQLPSLVRDICLVRMKDRGDSAAAAAMIESLQAFYRGGKAPARR from the coding sequence ATGAACCTGTCGGTCAAGCACCTGCGCGCCTTCGTGGCGCTGGCGACCTACCGCAACTTCACCCGCGCGGCGCGCGCCTGCCACCTGTCGCAGTCGGCCTTCAGCGCACTGGTGCAGACGCTGGAGGAGCAGGCGGGCAGCCGCCTGTTCGAGCGCACCACGCGCCACGTGGAGCTGAGCACCGACGGCGTGCGCTTCGAGCAGACTGCGCGGCGGCTGCTGGCGGATTTTGAAGCGGCGTTCGAAGACCTGCGCGCGCACGCCGAGCGGCGCAAGGGCCGCGTGTCGATCGCCGCGCTGCCGTCGCTGGCGGGGGGCGACCTGCCGCCGCTGCTGGCGCAGTTCCGCGCACGCTACCCGGGCATCGTGCTGGAACTGTTCGACCAGCTCGCCGATGGCTGCATCGAGCTGGTCCGGCAGGGCCGCGCCGACTTTGCGCTGGCACCCGCGCCGGCGCAGGACGACGACCTGCGCGTCGAGCCGCTGGTGCGCGACACGTTCCACCTGGTTTGCCCGGCCGGCCATCCGCTCGCGCGCAAGCGCCGCGTCGCGCCTCAAGCCCTGGCGGGCGAGCCGTTTATCCAGCTGTCGCGCACGACCAGCGTGCGCCAGCATCTCGATGCGGCGCTGCACCCGTTGCGGCTGCACAGCGTGATGGAGGTGGAGCACCTGGCAACCGTGGCGGCGCTGGTGCAGGCGGGACTCGGCATCAGCGCGGTGCCGTCGCTGGCGCTGTTCCAGTTCCGGCGCGAGGGCCTGGCGATCCGGCCGCTGCAGCTGCCGTCACTGGTGCGCGATATCTGCCTGGTGCGGATGAAGGACCGCGGCGACTCCGCTGCCGCCGCGGCGATGATCGAAAGCCTGCAGGCGTTCTACCGCGGCGGCAAGGCGCCGGCGCGGCGCTGA
- a CDS encoding acyclic terpene utilization AtuA family protein — protein MTAPLLIGSGAGFSGDRTDAALPVVRTLIAAGQPAALIFETLAERTLALAQLARRNDPAHGYEPLLDALLAPVLGLCLQHGIPIVGNFGAANPHAAARRVLQLAGELGLPAPRVAVVEGDDLSQDAGRTLLQGILGDAFDAGRFVCANAYIGAQGIAAALADGAQVVVCGRVADPALAVGPAMAHHGWSWDDWDRLAAATMAGHLLECGAQVTGGYFADPGMKDVPDVHALGFPIAQLAEDGAIEIFKAANTGGCVDLRTVKEQLLYEVHDPAAYLTPDVVADISAVTVTQIGPDRVAVRNVRGHAQPAQLKANVFSHGGWLAEGEISYAGPNAAARARLAADILRRRMQMLGHDVPIRFDLIGVLSVLADDAGTMLARRQPHEAEAQDVRLRAALAHDDAAVAQALLREVNALYTCGPAGGGGVRTGQRARLNAVSCLVPRAAVSATHRFIA, from the coding sequence ATGACTGCTCCCTTGCTCATCGGCTCCGGCGCCGGCTTCTCCGGCGACCGTACCGACGCCGCGTTGCCGGTGGTGCGCACGCTGATCGCCGCCGGCCAGCCCGCGGCGCTGATCTTCGAGACACTGGCCGAACGCACGCTGGCGCTGGCGCAGCTGGCGCGGCGCAACGATCCCGCGCACGGCTACGAACCCCTGCTCGACGCGCTGCTGGCGCCGGTGCTCGGCCTGTGCCTGCAACACGGCATTCCCATCGTCGGCAATTTCGGCGCGGCCAATCCGCACGCCGCGGCGCGGCGCGTGCTGCAGCTGGCAGGCGAACTCGGCCTGCCTGCGCCGCGCGTGGCGGTGGTGGAGGGCGACGATCTCTCGCAAGACGCTGGCCGCACGCTGCTGCAGGGCATCCTTGGAGACGCCTTCGACGCCGGCCGCTTTGTCTGCGCCAATGCCTATATCGGCGCGCAAGGCATCGCCGCCGCGCTGGCCGACGGCGCGCAGGTCGTGGTGTGCGGCCGCGTCGCCGACCCGGCGCTGGCGGTGGGGCCGGCGATGGCGCATCACGGCTGGTCGTGGGACGACTGGGACCGGCTCGCCGCGGCCACCATGGCCGGCCACCTGCTCGAATGCGGGGCCCAGGTCACCGGCGGCTACTTTGCCGATCCCGGCATGAAGGACGTACCCGATGTCCACGCGCTGGGTTTCCCGATCGCGCAGCTCGCCGAAGACGGCGCCATCGAGATCTTCAAGGCGGCCAATACCGGCGGCTGCGTCGACCTGCGCACGGTCAAGGAGCAATTGCTGTACGAGGTCCACGATCCGGCCGCATACCTGACCCCTGACGTAGTGGCCGACATCAGCGCCGTCACCGTCACGCAGATCGGCCCCGACCGCGTGGCGGTGCGCAACGTGCGCGGCCACGCACAGCCGGCCCAGCTCAAGGCCAATGTGTTCAGCCACGGCGGCTGGCTGGCCGAAGGCGAGATTTCCTATGCCGGCCCGAACGCCGCCGCCCGCGCGCGCCTGGCGGCCGACATCCTGCGCCGGCGCATGCAGATGCTGGGCCATGACGTGCCGATCCGCTTCGACCTGATCGGCGTGCTCAGCGTATTGGCCGACGACGCCGGCACGATGCTCGCCCGGCGCCAGCCGCACGAAGCCGAAGCGCAGGACGTGCGCCTGCGCGCCGCGCTGGCGCATGACGATGCCGCGGTGGCGCAGGCGCTGCTGCGCGAGGTCAACGCGCTCTACACCTGCGGCCCCGCCGGCGGCGGCGGCGTGCGCACGGGACAGCGCGCGCGCCTGAACGCCGTGTCGTGCCTGGTGCCGCGCGCAGCCGTCAGCGCCACGCATCGCTTCATCGCCTGA
- a CDS encoding AtuA-related protein, which yields MTTIDIATASLYQFAHGRTGDKGDRSNISVIAYDAHDYEHLVAHVTEDAVRTLFSERRPGAVTRYLVPSLHAMNFVIDGVLDGGVNDALNLDTHGKALSFRLLQLQIPLPPRLVTAAP from the coding sequence ATGACCACGATCGATATCGCTACCGCCTCGCTCTACCAGTTCGCCCACGGTCGCACCGGCGACAAGGGCGACCGTTCCAACATCAGCGTGATCGCCTACGACGCGCACGACTACGAGCACCTGGTTGCCCACGTCACCGAGGACGCCGTGCGCACGCTGTTCAGCGAGCGCCGGCCCGGCGCCGTCACGCGCTACCTGGTGCCGTCGCTGCACGCCATGAATTTTGTCATCGACGGCGTGCTCGACGGCGGCGTCAATGACGCGCTCAACCTCGACACCCACGGCAAGGCGCTGTCGTTCCGCCTGCTGCAGCTGCAGATCCCGCTGCCGCCGCGGCTGGTGACCGCCGCACCCTGA
- a CDS encoding Bug family tripartite tricarboxylate transporter substrate binding protein has product MHRFLKPLAAVALCALVLPAGQAWAEFPDKPIRFVVPFAAGSATDQLARAIGQAITLDSKVTVVVDNKPGANGFIAASDVAKAAPDGYTVLISTNTTHAANEHLFKKLPYDPVKDYAPVTALGRGGQIMVVNPQVPAKTVGEFIALAKKQPGKLSFGSGSSSSRIAGELFQQMAHVELLHVPYKSNPLAITDLLGNQIQMMITDTATGLPQVKSGKLRALGVSGKARSPLAPDVPTIDEAGIKGYEMSYWFAAYAPAGTPQPVVARLNALMVKAARSDTAASFYQSTGTEVFTSTPAELAKFQAQESGKWGRIIKAANIQPE; this is encoded by the coding sequence ATGCACCGATTCCTCAAGCCACTGGCCGCCGTCGCGCTGTGCGCACTGGTCCTGCCCGCCGGGCAGGCATGGGCCGAATTCCCCGACAAGCCGATCCGCTTCGTGGTGCCGTTCGCCGCCGGCAGCGCCACCGACCAGCTCGCGCGGGCCATCGGCCAGGCCATCACGCTGGACAGCAAGGTCACCGTGGTGGTCGACAACAAGCCCGGCGCCAATGGCTTTATTGCGGCGTCTGACGTCGCCAAGGCCGCGCCCGACGGCTACACCGTGCTGATCAGCACCAACACCACCCATGCCGCCAATGAGCACCTGTTCAAGAAGCTGCCCTACGACCCGGTCAAGGACTATGCGCCGGTGACCGCGCTCGGCCGCGGCGGCCAGATCATGGTGGTCAACCCGCAAGTGCCGGCCAAGACTGTGGGCGAGTTCATCGCGCTGGCAAAGAAGCAACCGGGCAAGCTCAGCTTCGGCAGCGGCAGCTCGTCGTCGCGCATCGCCGGCGAGCTGTTCCAGCAGATGGCGCACGTCGAACTGCTGCACGTGCCGTACAAGAGCAACCCGCTGGCGATCACCGACCTGCTCGGCAACCAGATCCAGATGATGATCACCGACACCGCCACGGGCCTGCCGCAGGTCAAGAGCGGCAAGCTGCGCGCGTTGGGCGTATCGGGCAAGGCACGCTCGCCGCTGGCGCCCGACGTGCCGACCATCGACGAGGCCGGCATCAAGGGCTACGAGATGAGCTATTGGTTCGCGGCCTACGCGCCGGCCGGTACGCCGCAACCCGTGGTGGCCAGGCTGAACGCGTTGATGGTGAAGGCCGCGCGCAGCGACACTGCGGCCAGCTTCTACCAGTCGACGGGCACCGAAGTGTTTACCAGCACGCCCGCCGAACTCGCGAAATTCCAGGCGCAGGAGTCTGGCAAGTGGGGCCGCATCATCAAGGCGGCGAATATCCAGCCTGAGTGA
- a CDS encoding MBL fold metallo-hydrolase codes for MKLQSAARLPALAMAAATAAAIAITMLPATIGSAHAAAAQQKTQVPGYYRMVIGQLEVTALYDGYIDLDPKILKYTSAREVQSLLARMFVESTPGMQTAVNAYLVNTGSSLVLVDTGAAACFGPTLGRIGDNLRAAGYAPEQVDAVLLTHLHGDHACGLAANGQPAFPNATVYVDKADADYWLNEANAAAAPKEAQGLFAMARAAVAPYQAANRFRTFNGGSGGQGGSGAEPIPGVRALPAYGHTPGHSGYLFTSGKDSLLLWGDIVHSHAVQFRRPQVAIEFDTDSHAAVITRKRILADAAKGKLWVGGAHLPFPGLGHVRRDTAGYTWVPAEYGPIRADR; via the coding sequence ATGAAGCTGCAGTCCGCCGCGCGCCTGCCGGCATTGGCCATGGCCGCCGCAACCGCCGCCGCGATAGCCATCACGATGCTACCGGCCACCATCGGTAGCGCCCATGCGGCCGCGGCGCAGCAGAAGACCCAGGTACCGGGCTATTACCGCATGGTGATCGGCCAGCTGGAAGTCACCGCACTGTACGACGGCTACATCGACCTCGACCCGAAGATCCTCAAGTACACCAGCGCACGCGAGGTGCAGAGCCTGCTGGCACGGATGTTCGTCGAGTCGACGCCGGGCATGCAGACGGCGGTCAATGCCTACCTCGTCAATACCGGCAGCAGCCTGGTGCTGGTCGATACCGGCGCAGCGGCATGCTTCGGTCCCACGCTCGGGCGCATTGGCGACAACCTGCGCGCGGCGGGCTATGCGCCGGAGCAGGTCGACGCGGTGCTGCTGACGCACCTGCACGGCGACCATGCCTGCGGCCTCGCCGCGAACGGGCAGCCGGCCTTCCCCAACGCGACGGTCTATGTCGACAAGGCCGATGCCGACTACTGGCTCAACGAAGCCAATGCCGCCGCGGCGCCGAAGGAAGCACAGGGGCTGTTCGCGATGGCACGCGCCGCGGTCGCGCCATACCAGGCGGCGAACCGGTTCCGCACGTTTAACGGCGGCAGCGGCGGCCAAGGCGGCAGCGGCGCCGAACCGATCCCGGGCGTGCGCGCGCTGCCCGCCTACGGGCATACGCCGGGCCACAGTGGCTACCTGTTCACCTCGGGCAAGGACAGCCTGCTGCTGTGGGGCGACATCGTCCACAGCCATGCGGTCCAGTTCCGCCGTCCGCAGGTGGCGATCGAGTTCGATACCGACAGCCATGCCGCGGTGATCACGCGCAAGCGCATCCTGGCCGATGCGGCCAAGGGCAAGCTGTGGGTAGGGGGCGCGCACCTGCCATTTCCGGGGCTGGGCCATGTGCGTCGCGACACGGCCGGCTATACCTGGGTGCCGGCCGAGTACGGGCCGATCCGAGCGGATCGATAG
- a CDS encoding GNAT family N-acetyltransferase: MEIRNLLPDDIEAARQLLIANGWSNRIGGPDKFARLVANSQRVAVAVEGGEIVGFARALCDDVSDGFLSMVAVAPSHRRRGIGRSLVRHVMGNDPDITWVLRAARSSEAAFFGQLGFTPSMVAMERRRP, encoded by the coding sequence ATGGAAATCCGTAACCTGTTGCCCGATGACATCGAGGCAGCCAGACAACTACTGATCGCCAATGGCTGGTCCAACCGGATAGGCGGTCCCGACAAGTTCGCGCGGCTGGTGGCCAATTCCCAGCGCGTGGCCGTGGCGGTGGAAGGCGGCGAGATCGTCGGCTTCGCCCGGGCCCTGTGCGACGACGTCTCCGACGGCTTCCTGTCGATGGTAGCCGTGGCCCCGAGCCACCGCCGGCGCGGCATTGGCCGCTCGCTGGTGCGCCACGTCATGGGCAACGATCCCGATATCACCTGGGTGCTGCGCGCGGCGCGCTCTTCCGAAGCGGCGTTCTTCGGCCAGCTCGGCTTTACGCCATCGATGGTGGCAATGGAGCGGCGCCGGCCCTGA